The sequence below is a genomic window from Candidatus Nanopelagicales bacterium.
ATCGTGAGCGTCACCGTGTCGCCCGGCGCGCGGGCCCGGATCGCCACCACCAGCTCGGTGCTGTCGGCGACCGGACGGCCGTCCAGCGCCACGATGACGTCGCCGGGACCGAGCCCGGCCCGCTCGGACGGGCCACCGGGGGTGACCTCGCCGATCCGCGCGCCGTCGCCGGTGTAGGTGAGGTCCAGCTGCACCCCGATGACCGGCGTCGACGAGTCGCCGGTGGAGATGATCTCCTCGGCGATCCGCTTGGCCTGGTTGACGGGGATGGCGAAGCCGAGCCCGATCGAGCCGCCCTCGCCGCCGGCGGCGAGCGTGGCGATGGCCGAGTTGACGCCGATCACCCGGCCGGCCCCGTCCAGCAGCGGGCCACCGGAGTTGCCGGGGTTGATCGCGGCGTCGGTCTGGATCGCGTTGATGTAGGACATCTCCCCCTGGCCGCCGGCGGTCACCGGCCGGTCCAGCGCGCTGACGATGCCGGAGGTGACCGTCCCGGTCAGCCCGAGCGGCGCCCCGATCGCCAGCACCGCGTCGCCCACCCTGACCGCCTCGGAGTCGCCCAGCGTCACCGTGGGCAGCCCGGTGCGGTCGACCTTGACCACGGCCAGGTCGTACGACACGTTGCGGCCGACGACCCGCCCGCGGGCGGACTCCCCGTCGGCGAAGACCACCTCGATGTCGCCCCCGTCCACGGCCAGCGCGATGACGTGGTTGTTGGTGACCAGGTAGCCGTCCTCGCGCACGACGAAGCCGGACCCGGTACCGGCACCGCCGGACCCGGTGACCTCCAGCGACACGACCGCGGGCATGACGGACGCGACGATCGCGGCCACGCTGCCCTCGGCCGGTGGGGAGGTGTCCCCCGACACCTGCGGGAGCACGGTGCCCGCCGAGGTCAGGGTCGACCGGTCCGCGCGGGTGCCGATCGCGTAGCCGGCGATGCCGCCGACCACGCCCGCGAGCAGTCCGGCGATGACGGCCACCAGGACGGCGGTGCCCAGGAACGCGCGTCGGGGCCGGTCCGCGGCGGCCGTCGGAACGGGTGCCGCCTGCGGCGGCGGTCGGTGCCACCCGGCGGACGGGCTGCCGCCGGAGGGCGAGGCACCGTACGAGGAGGCGCCGTACGGGGAGGCGCCGTAGGGGGAGGCGCCGTAGGAGGTCGAGCCGTACGGCGGCGGGGAGGAGGCGGAGGCCCCCGGGGCGGCCGCCGCGGGCGGGCGTGCGGCCCACGGGTCCCCGTACGCCGGACCGGGACCGGTCGTCGTGACCCCGTAGCCGGGGGCCGGCGGTGCGGTCGGCGTGGGGGTCGACCAGGGGTCCCCCAGCCCGGGGTAGACCCGGGTGTCGTGGGCGGGCGCGTCGGCCGGGGCCGGGGCGGACTCCGCCGCGGGAGCGGCCGGGACGACGACGGTGTCGTGCTCGGGATCCGGCGGGCCGGAGCCAGGCGCGGCACCCGGCGCCGGGTGCTCGTACGTCATGGCCGCTCCCACCGGGACGTCGGGGGCGGTGCGTCCCGCCCGGCCCCGCCGTCGGGGAGCCGGGTCCAGGGTACGTCGATCATCCCCAGCCCACCGCCTGGAGCAGCCGCTGCCAGCCGCGGGCCACCCGGTCCGGGAACGAGCCCGGCGGCTCGGGATCTCCCGGCAGCGCCGCGACGACGCCGCGGACCACGTCGTCGGGGGCGTCGGCCACCAGCGTCATGACCGCGTCGCCGGACTGCCAGACCAGCAGCGCCGCGCCGCCGGGCTGGGTCCACACGGCGGTCCCGGCCACTTGCTGGGGCTGCATCGCGCCGAGTTCGTCGGGATCGAGGCGGCCCCGCTGCTCGAACAGCGACACCGTGGCGAGACCGTCGGAGTAGATCATCTGCAGCACGTCGGAGTCGCCCACCCGACCCAGCCGGACGTCCACGAGGTCCAGCCCGCGCGGCAGCGCCCCGGGGCACAGCCAACCGCGCATCCGCAGCGCGTCCACGGAGGCGGGGTCGGCCATCCGGGTCCACGGCCGCTCGGGCTCGGTCTCCTCCACGCCGGCGAGCCGGTCCGCGGGAGCGCGGTAGCTGATCGCGGTGAACGCGGCCGCCTGCACCAGGCCGCCGGCGTCGTCGTACACCTCGCGGCGCAGCACCAGGCCGGTGCGACGGTCCAGCCAGAAGCGGGCCGCATCGGTGCCGTCGCCGCGCCGGGCGACGACGACGTCGACGACGCGGTCGAGGACGACGTCGGGAGGACCGAGCCGGACGCCGTAGCGCTGGGCCAGCAGGCCGAGGGTGCGGCCGGTGTCGCCGGGCGAGCCCGTGGGTCCGGAGTGGTCGGCGCGCAGCTGGCCGGCGCCGAGGTGTCCCGAGGGGTCCACGACGCGGACCTCGGTGCCGGTGCCGGGCAGGCGGCGGACCTCGACGGTGTGGGCGCTGGACAGCGACCAGCCCCAGACCACCGCACGGCCGGTGTACGCCTGGTCCTTGGCCGCGGTCACGGCGCGGGCCAGGGCGCGGACGGCGGCCGGGTCGTCGGGGGCGTCGGACGCCGCCGCCGACGGGCGGGCCACGTCACCGGTCCACGCCGAGGCGACCGCGCTGGTCGTGGGCGCGGAGCCGAGCAGGGCGAGGGCGGGGACGGCGGCGGCCAGGGCGGCTCCGCCGGCGATGCCGAGGACGGCGGCTCTCGTCACGAAGCCGTCCTCGGGACGGCGACCAGAGTCACGAAGCCGTCCTCGGGACGGCGGCCAGAGTCACGGCGCGGTGCCGGCGCCGGCGGGGAGCAGCACCGGGGTGACGGACAGGCCGGGAGCGGTGACCGGCAGGCCGCCGGTGCTGTCGGCGTGCTCGGCGGCGAAGCGGTCGACCGGCGGGACCACCAGCGGCGGCTGCGACCGGGAGCCCGCCGACACCGAGCCCGCGACGACGGCGAGCAGGACGGCGGCGCCGGCCAGGCCGGCCCACCGCCGGCGGCGTCGGGACCGCGACGCGCCGGCGGTCACCCCGGGCGACCCGGTGACAGGGCCCCTGGGCGAGGTCCGGGGGGCGGGAGTACGCGCGCCCGCGGCGACGGGCGTCGCCGGGCGACGACGCGGTCGGGGCAGCACGGCCGGCGCCGGGGTCGCCGGCGCGGCGGTGTCGGACGCCGCGGTCTCGGACGCGGCGGTGTCAGACGCAGCAGCGTCGGACGCGGGTATCTCGGACGCGGGGGTCTCGCCCGCCGCAGCCGCCACCCGGTCGGCCAGTCCGTCGAGCAGGCCGGCCGGCGGGACCGGGTCGGCCAGCCCGGCCAGCAGCGCCTTGACGCGCCGCTGCTCGGACACCTCCGCCCGGCAGTCGTCGCACCCGGCGAGGTGCACCAGGGCCCGGTCGCGGGCCACCGGGTCGAGCTCGTCGTCGACGAACCCGGCGACCTGGGGCCCGAGGTGCGCGCTCACCGGTCCACCTCGGCCGTCGGCGCGGGCATCCGGGTGGCGGTGCCGCTCCGGGGCGCGCGGTGGGCCAGCGCGGCGCGCAGCTGCGCCCGGCCGCGGTGCAGCCGGGAGCGCACCGTGCCCAGCTTCACCCCGAGCGCGGCGGCGACCTCCTCGTACGTCAGGCCCTCGATGTCGCTGAGCACGACCGCGGCCCGGAACTCCGGGGACAGCGCGTCCAGGGCGCGCTGGACGTCGTCGTCGAGGGTCCGGTCGTGGTGCTGCTGGGCCGGGGACTCCTCGGACCCGGCGAGCCTGTCGTCGGCGTCGTCGGGCATGGGGTCGAAGCGGACCCGGCGGCGTCGGCGCACCTGGTCCAGGAACAGGTTCGTGGTGATCCGGTGCAGCCAGGCCTCGAAGCTGCCCGGCGTGTAGCGCGGGAGGGAGCGGTAGACGCGGACGAACACCTCCTGGGTGAGGTCCTCGGCGTCGTGCGCGTTGCCGGTGAGGCGGTAGGCCAGCCGGTAGATCCGGGGCGCGTGGGCGCGGGCGACGTCGTCCCAGGAAGGGGCCGGGTCGCCTGTCGGCGACGCCTGCCCGGGGTCTGGGGCGGGCGTCTGCGGCTGGGTCCCCACGGCGTCGGTCCCTTCGGCGTCGGTACGGGGTGCGCGGGCGCGCGCGGGCACGCCTGCCCCCTGCAACACCGTCATGCCGCCCGTTCCTTCCCGGCCGTGCCACCCACCGGCCACCCGACCGGCTACTCCCCCGACGCGCGGGCCGCCCCCCGGGGTTCCCGGGCTGCCGGTGCGGTGATCGACGCGGCCGCCCCGGCCCGGGCCCAGGCACTAGGCTGCGGGCGACCGACCGCCCCGTCCGGCCCCGTACGGCGGGGCTCCTCCCGCGGAGGTGCGCCATCAGCGCCGAGACCCCCCAGTCCCCGTACCCGATGCCCTCGCCGGAGTCCTGGGACTACGCGGCCACCTGGGTGGCCGAGGACGACCCGGTGCTGCAGGCGCGCGGGCGTGCCGAGGAGCTGGGCTGTACGCCGGTCTCTCCGGCGACCGGGGCCGCGCTGCGCCTGCTGGCGGCCGCGACCGACGCCCGGGCGGTCGTCGAGATCGGCACCGGCGCGGGGGTGTCGGGTGCCTGGCTGCTGGCCGGGATGCACCCGGACGGGGTGCTCACGTCGATCGACGTGGAGGCCGAGCACCAGCGCGCTGCCCGGGCCACCTTCGCCGGCCTCGGCGTCGCACCGTCGCGGGCCCGACTCATCACCGGGCGCGCCCTCGACGTGCTGCCCCGGCTGACGGACGGTGCCTACGACCTGGTGTTCGTCGACGGGGACAAGGCGGAGTACCACGCCTGCCTGCAGCAGGCGCTGCGCCTGCTGCGCCCGGGCGGCGTGGTGGCGTTCGACAACGTGCTGTGGCACGACCGGGTCGCGGACCCCGCGCAGCGCGACCGCGACACGGTGGCGCTGCGGGAGCTGGCCGTCACCGTGCGCGACGAGTCCCGTCTGGTGCCCGCGCTGCTGCCCGTCGGCGACGGCCTGCTCGTCGCGGTGCTGCGCGACGTCGAGAACGACGAGGACGCCGAGCCGGTCGAGGACTGAGCGCGCCACCCGTTGCCCTGATCAGCAGGCGGTTTCCGGGGCGGTTCGGGGCCCGGTAGCCGCCTGTTGATCGGGGTACGCCGGTGATCCGGCAGGCCGACCGCGCCGCACGGGTCAGAACCGGGCGCCGTCCTCCAGCCAGCGCAGCAGCACCCGGGTCCCGAACCCGGTCGCGCCTCGGGGCGTGTCGTCCCGGTCCGTCTCTGCCCGGGCCGGGCCGGCGATGTCGAGATGGGCCCAGGGCCGGTCGCCGACGAACTCCCGCAGGTACAGCGCGGCGGTGATGGCGCCCGCCCCCAGCGTCGGGTCGGTGCCGATGTGCCGTACGTCGGCCACGTCGGAGTCCAGCGCCGGCCGGTAGTCGTCCTCCAGCGGCATCCGCCAGACCGGCTCACCCGACTCCGCCCCCGCGCGACCCAGGGCGGTGGCGAGCCGGTCGGTGGTCGCGAACAGGGCCCCCTGGCGGCGGCCGAGGGCCAGCGTGGCGGCACCGGTCAGGGTGGCCACGTCCACCATGACGTCGGGGCGCACCGCACGGTCGGCGTACGCCAGGCAGTCGGCCAGGACCAGCCG
It includes:
- a CDS encoding trypsin-like peptidase domain-containing protein, producing the protein MTYEHPAPGAAPGSGPPDPEHDTVVVPAAPAAESAPAPADAPAHDTRVYPGLGDPWSTPTPTAPPAPGYGVTTTGPGPAYGDPWAARPPAAAAPGASASSPPPYGSTSYGASPYGASPYGASSYGASPSGGSPSAGWHRPPPQAAPVPTAAADRPRRAFLGTAVLVAVIAGLLAGVVGGIAGYAIGTRADRSTLTSAGTVLPQVSGDTSPPAEGSVAAIVASVMPAVVSLEVTGSGGAGTGSGFVVREDGYLVTNNHVIALAVDGGDIEVVFADGESARGRVVGRNVSYDLAVVKVDRTGLPTVTLGDSEAVRVGDAVLAIGAPLGLTGTVTSGIVSALDRPVTAGGQGEMSYINAIQTDAAINPGNSGGPLLDGAGRVIGVNSAIATLAAGGEGGSIGLGFAIPVNQAKRIAEEIISTGDSSTPVIGVQLDLTYTGDGARIGEVTPGGPSERAGLGPGDVIVALDGRPVADSTELVVAIRARAPGDTVTLTIEDGDGTREVSVVLAADSEG
- a CDS encoding zf-HC2 domain-containing protein, whose translation is MSAHLGPQVAGFVDDELDPVARDRALVHLAGCDDCRAEVSEQRRVKALLAGLADPVPPAGLLDGLADRVAAAAGETPASEIPASDAAASDTAASETAASDTAAPATPAPAVLPRPRRRPATPVAAGARTPAPRTSPRGPVTGSPGVTAGASRSRRRRRWAGLAGAAVLLAVVAGSVSAGSRSQPPLVVPPVDRFAAEHADSTGGLPVTAPGLSVTPVLLPAGAGTAP
- the sigE gene encoding RNA polymerase sigma factor SigE gives rise to the protein MTVLQGAGVPARARAPRTDAEGTDAVGTQPQTPAPDPGQASPTGDPAPSWDDVARAHAPRIYRLAYRLTGNAHDAEDLTQEVFVRVYRSLPRYTPGSFEAWLHRITTNLFLDQVRRRRRVRFDPMPDDADDRLAGSEESPAQQHHDRTLDDDVQRALDALSPEFRAAVVLSDIEGLTYEEVAAALGVKLGTVRSRLHRGRAQLRAALAHRAPRSGTATRMPAPTAEVDR
- a CDS encoding O-methyltransferase — its product is MPSPESWDYAATWVAEDDPVLQARGRAEELGCTPVSPATGAALRLLAAATDARAVVEIGTGAGVSGAWLLAGMHPDGVLTSIDVEAEHQRAARATFAGLGVAPSRARLITGRALDVLPRLTDGAYDLVFVDGDKAEYHACLQQALRLLRPGGVVAFDNVLWHDRVADPAQRDRDTVALRELAVTVRDESRLVPALLPVGDGLLVAVLRDVENDEDAEPVED